A stretch of the Actinomycetota bacterium genome encodes the following:
- a CDS encoding electron transfer flavoprotein subunit beta/FixA family protein, which yields MDSIVVLQQVPDARAGLPVAPEGRDLDRDRLQWVTNPFDEFALEEALLLREDLGGTVIAVALDAPGADEALYRALALGATGAVLLTGLSPGWVSGRSRAEALAAWIRTQAYDLVLSGVQAPDDLDGQLPVLLAGLLGHPHASVIVEVEADGTRLIVTQEHSGGRLARLALTPPAVLGIQSSLRDPRYVSEMRIRLASMGGGVQRVAATPGALSGAVPRHLAPPPAARRAEMLEGDAAEVAAALVGLLRARGLLA from the coding sequence GTGGACAGCATCGTCGTGCTGCAGCAGGTGCCGGATGCCCGGGCCGGCCTGCCCGTGGCACCCGAGGGCCGCGACCTCGACCGCGATCGCCTCCAGTGGGTGACCAACCCCTTCGACGAGTTCGCCCTCGAGGAGGCCCTCCTGCTGCGGGAGGACCTCGGCGGCACCGTCATCGCCGTCGCCCTGGATGCGCCGGGTGCGGACGAGGCGCTCTACCGGGCCCTCGCCCTGGGTGCCACCGGCGCCGTTCTGCTGACCGGGCTCAGTCCGGGCTGGGTGAGCGGGCGCTCCCGGGCCGAGGCGCTCGCCGCCTGGATCCGCACCCAGGCCTACGACCTGGTCCTGTCCGGGGTCCAGGCGCCCGACGACCTCGACGGCCAGCTCCCCGTGCTCCTTGCCGGTCTCCTGGGCCACCCGCACGCCTCGGTGATCGTGGAAGTCGAGGCCGACGGCACCCGCTTGATCGTCACCCAGGAACACAGCGGCGGCCGGCTGGCCCGCCTCGCCCTGACCCCGCCCGCCGTGCTCGGCATCCAGTCGTCGCTGCGGGATCCCCGCTACGTCTCCGAGATGCGCATCCGCCTCGCCTCCATGGGGGGCGGGGTCCAGCGGGTGGCCGCGACCCCAGGCGCCCTGAGCGGCGCCGTGCCCCGCCACCTGGCGCCACCCCCGGCGGCCCGGCGGGCGGAGATGCTGGAGGGGGACGCGGCCGAGGTGGCCGCCGCCCTCGTCGGGCTCCTGCGCGCCCGGGGGCTGCTCGCATGA
- a CDS encoding SEC-C domain-containing protein, with translation MDIAKARFLFGSDFDPDDGLDPDVPGDREKLLAESPAEWDEETQPWLAVIATQVDAEDPPEVWATAQRLLAAGMEPEDVLDELCGALELATEAAAVEERDLDVGAYVASLASLPVPEVLQLVAAVRATLMQTRYGMAEASCVNQALLRLGRGSDDTLTRHALAGVINDLVAGGQLESLAGDRILLAREAIKGSVLTHRLTAAELAGDVLAVSDLAGLELVDEGYSFVEVDGAEHLHGPEGWLADFSPGELVALRPEQSSPTCARVDEPAGDPALVARVRAAFDAELARFGLPVPLQRICLTLIVEDHETFAHPRLPLTELCRAAGLGVRDNLAADHPNQWRDARLVGWMGEVMDEFEEQDDVQALLRAFDCVERPDRTPEKLRRVLDDLADPERALFVTTQLGSWVDPDAEPARTEFAEALLRAARRPEQIAVAAWVAAAMAEARGDVLAGEAYVRQSVSAPAQWPLALEWAGWYASDRGNAAEAAAYWRRLDPLPTEDLAVVEGFARAGAPQLGRNDPCWCGSGRKFKACHLGRPLLAPLAERVPWLYEKAWMYATRSGEAFFRDLLRYGEAIAQDPEDAEAVRRAAQDPLTIDVLLHEGGWWARFVAARGPLLPEDEARLAAVWALSGRTVYKVTGTDPGGRLDLEDVRSGQRLSVRGAGDSAGATAGEMLCARVVPDGEGTVFAGPPFPVSEELLPLVLLACEEADGLLICRLSLVGRAGGHTAGAGEEEAD, from the coding sequence ATGGACATCGCCAAGGCCCGGTTCCTCTTCGGGTCGGACTTCGATCCCGACGACGGGCTGGACCCGGACGTCCCGGGTGACCGGGAGAAGCTCTTAGCCGAGTCGCCTGCGGAGTGGGACGAGGAGACGCAGCCGTGGCTCGCGGTCATCGCCACCCAGGTTGACGCCGAGGATCCGCCAGAGGTGTGGGCCACCGCCCAGCGCCTGCTGGCGGCGGGCATGGAGCCGGAGGACGTTCTGGATGAGCTCTGCGGTGCGCTGGAGCTCGCCACCGAGGCCGCCGCCGTGGAGGAGCGGGACCTCGACGTCGGCGCCTATGTGGCGTCCCTCGCCTCCCTGCCGGTACCCGAAGTGCTGCAACTCGTCGCCGCAGTGCGAGCGACCCTGATGCAGACCAGGTACGGCATGGCCGAGGCGAGCTGCGTCAACCAGGCTCTGCTCCGCCTGGGACGGGGGAGCGACGACACCCTGACCAGACACGCACTGGCCGGCGTCATCAACGACCTGGTGGCCGGGGGCCAGCTCGAGAGCCTCGCAGGGGACCGAATTCTGTTGGCCCGGGAAGCCATCAAGGGCTCGGTACTGACCCACCGCCTCACCGCCGCGGAGCTGGCCGGCGATGTGCTCGCCGTCAGTGACCTTGCCGGCCTGGAGTTGGTGGATGAGGGCTACTCCTTCGTGGAGGTGGACGGCGCCGAGCATCTCCACGGGCCGGAAGGTTGGCTGGCGGATTTCTCGCCTGGTGAGCTGGTCGCGCTCCGCCCGGAGCAGAGCTCCCCAACCTGCGCTCGAGTCGACGAACCCGCCGGGGACCCGGCCCTGGTCGCCCGGGTGCGGGCGGCCTTCGACGCCGAGCTGGCCCGGTTCGGCCTCCCGGTACCGTTGCAGCGCATCTGCCTGACACTGATCGTCGAGGACCACGAGACCTTTGCCCACCCCAGGCTCCCGCTCACCGAGCTGTGCCGGGCGGCCGGCCTCGGGGTGCGGGACAACCTGGCCGCCGATCATCCCAACCAGTGGCGGGACGCCCGGTTGGTGGGCTGGATGGGCGAGGTCATGGACGAGTTCGAGGAGCAGGACGACGTCCAGGCGCTGCTGCGCGCCTTTGATTGCGTGGAGCGGCCGGACCGGACACCGGAGAAACTTCGCCGGGTGTTGGATGACCTCGCCGACCCGGAGCGGGCACTGTTCGTCACCACCCAACTGGGGAGCTGGGTCGACCCGGATGCCGAACCCGCCCGGACCGAGTTCGCCGAGGCCCTGCTGCGTGCCGCCCGCCGGCCCGAGCAGATTGCCGTGGCAGCGTGGGTGGCAGCGGCCATGGCCGAGGCCCGCGGCGACGTGCTGGCCGGCGAAGCCTACGTCCGGCAATCGGTGTCGGCGCCGGCGCAGTGGCCGCTGGCGCTGGAATGGGCCGGTTGGTACGCCTCCGACCGGGGCAACGCTGCCGAGGCCGCCGCCTACTGGCGGCGTCTGGACCCGTTGCCCACCGAGGACCTGGCCGTCGTCGAGGGCTTCGCCCGGGCCGGCGCGCCCCAGCTGGGCCGCAACGATCCGTGCTGGTGCGGCTCGGGCCGCAAGTTCAAGGCGTGCCATCTCGGCCGGCCGCTCCTGGCTCCGCTGGCGGAGCGGGTGCCCTGGCTGTACGAGAAGGCCTGGATGTACGCGACCAGGAGCGGTGAGGCGTTCTTCCGTGACCTCCTCCGGTACGGCGAAGCGATTGCCCAGGACCCCGAGGACGCCGAGGCGGTCCGCCGAGCGGCGCAGGACCCCCTCACCATCGATGTGCTCCTGCACGAGGGGGGGTGGTGGGCCCGGTTCGTCGCCGCCCGGGGGCCGCTCCTGCCGGAGGACGAAGCCCGCCTGGCAGCCGTATGGGCCCTGTCCGGGCGGACCGTCTACAAGGTCACGGGCACCGACCCGGGGGGGCGCCTCGACCTCGAGGACGTGCGCTCCGGCCAGCGCCTGAGCGTCAGAGGCGCTGGCGACAGCGCCGGTGCCACGGCTGGCGAGATGCTGTGCGCGCGGGTGGTGCCCGACGGCGAAGGCACCGTGTTCGCGGGCCCGCCGTTCCCCGTCTCCGAAGAGCTCCTCCCCCTGGTGCTGCTGGCGTGCGAGGAGGCAGACGGCCTCCTGATCTGCCGGCTCTCCCTGGTGGGCAGGGCGGGGGGCCACACGGCCGGGGCGGGCGAGGAGGAAGCTGACTAG